From Xiphophorus hellerii strain 12219 chromosome 20, Xiphophorus_hellerii-4.1, whole genome shotgun sequence, the proteins below share one genomic window:
- the top1a gene encoding DNA topoisomerase I, like — protein sequence MSGDHSHNEDQIDYASRVNDSHKHKDKYKDKEYKHKEHKKDKEREKSKHGNSDHKDLEKKSKEKEKMKHKDGNKDKHKEKRKEEKVKSLDGKIKKEKENGFASPPHVKSEPDDNYHSPKYQKSLKRERDEDYEAEFKPKKIKTENDKKALTKAKKRKQEDEDFKSKKTKSKKGEAADGKKKTKQEPEEKWKWWEEERYTDGVKWKFLEHKGPVFAPPYEPLPSNVKFYYDGKPMKLSPEAEEVATFFAKMLDHEYTTKDIFRKNFFKDWRKEMTSEEKSTITDLKKCNFSEMSEYFKAQSEARKAMTKEQKQKIKEENERLLQEYGFCIMDNHKERIANFRIEPPGLFRGRGDHPKMGMLKRRIRPQDIIINCSKDSKYPTPPPGTKWKEVRHDNKVTWLVSWTENIQGSIKYIMLNPSSRIKGEKDWQKYETARRLKKCVDRLRAQYREDWKSKEMRIRQRAVALYFIDKLALRAGNEKEEGETADTVGCCSLRVEHLKLHPESEGQEFVVEFDFLGKDSIRYYNRVPVEKRVFKNLQLFMENKEPDDDLFDRLNTSILNKHLQELMDGLTAKVFRTYNASITLQQQLKELTNADDNIPAKILSYNRANRAVAILCNHQRAPPKTFEKSMQNLQTKIDAKKDQLSDAKRELKSAKADAKVRRDEKSKKAVESKRKAVQRIEEQLMKLEVQATDREENKQIALGTSKLNYLDPRISVAWCKKWGVPIEKIYNKTQREKFAWAIDMADEDYEF from the exons aCTCCCATAAGCATAAAGACAAGTACAAAGACAAGGAGTATAAACATAAGGAACACAAGAAGGACAAGGAACGGGAGAAGTCCAAGCATGGCAACAG TGACCACAAGGATCTGGAGAAAAAGTCCaaggaaaaggagaaaatgaagcaCAAAGATGGCAACAAAGACAAGcacaaagaaaagaggaaagaggAGAAG GTCAAGTCCCTGGACGGTAAAatcaagaaagaaaaggaaaacggCTTTGCCAG CCCCCCACATGTGAAGTCTGAGCCAGATGACAATTACCACTCTCCTAAATACCAGAAGTCTCTTAAAAGAGAGCGAGACGAGGATTACGA agctgAATTCAAGCCTAAAAAGATAAAGACTGAAAACGATAAGAAAGCTCTAACAAAagccaagaaaaggaaacaagagGATGAG GATTTTAAgtccaaaaaaaccaaaagtaaaaaaggagaagcagctgatgggaagaagaaaacaaagcaagaacCAGAGGAGAAGTGGAAATG GTGGGAAGAGGAGAGATACACGGACGGCGTCAAATGGAAGTTCCTCGAACACAAAGGCCCAGTGTTTGCTCCGCCCTACGAACCCTTGCCTAGCAATGTCAAGTTTTATTATGACG GTAAACCCATGAAGCTGAGCCCAGAAGCAGAGGAAGTGGCTACGTTCTTCGCCAAAATGTTGGACCATGAGTACACTACCAAGGACATCTTCCGTAAAAATTTCTTTAAGGATTGGAGAAAG GAAATGACTTCTGAAGAGAAGTCCACAATCACAGACCTGAAGAAGTGCAACTTCTCTGAGATGAGCGAGTATTTTAAGGCTCAGTCTGAGGCCAGGAAAGCCATGAcgaaagaacaaaaacag aaaataaaagaagaaaacgaGCGGCTTCTGCAGGAGTACGGCTTCTGCATCATGGACAACCACAAAGAGCGCATCGCAAACTTCCGCATCGAGCCGCCCGGCCTGTTCCGCGGCCGAGGAGACCATCCCAAAATGGGAATGCTGAAACGCCGCATCCGGCCTCAGGACATCATCATCAACTGCAGCAA GGACTCAAAGTACCCCACGCCGCCTCCAGGCACTAAATGGAAAGAAGTTCGCCATGACAACAAGGTGACTTGGCTGGTTTCATGGACGGAGAACATCCAAGGTTCCATCAAGTACATCATGCTGAACCCCAGCTCCAGAATCAAG GGAGAGAAAGATTGGCAGAAATACGAAACGGCTCGGCGACTGAAGAAGTGTGTGGACCGCCTCAGAGCGCAGTATCGGGAAGACTGGAAATCCAAGGAGATGAGGATCAGACAAAGAGCCGTGGCGCTTTACTTCATTGACAAG CTGGCTCTGAGAGCAGGAAATGAGAAGGAGGAAGGGGAGACGGCGGATACGGTGGGCTGCTGCTCGCTGAGGGTGGAACATCTCAAACTGCACCCAGAAAGTGAAGGTCAAGAGTTTGTGGTGGAGTTCGACTTCCTGGGTAAAGACTCGATCCGCTACTACAACAGAGTCCCTGTGGAAAAAAGA GTGTTCAAGAACCTTCAGCTGTTCATGGAAAACAAAGAACCCGACGATGACCTCTTTGATCGTCTAAAT ACGTCTATCCTGAACAAACATCTCCAGGAGCTGATGGACGGCCTCACAGCTAAAGTTTTCCGTACTTACAACGCTTCAATCACCCTGCAGCAACAGCTGAAGGAACTCACTAACG CGGACGACAACATTCCAGCTAAGATCCTGTCCTACAACAGGGCCAACAGAGCCGTAGCCATCCTGTGTAACCATCAGAGAGCTCCCCCAAAGACATTCGAGAAGTCTATGCAGAACCTGCAGACCAAG ATCGACGCCAAGAAGGATCAGCTTTCTGATGCCAAGAGGGAACTGAAGAGCGCCAAGGCTGACGCCAAAGTACGGAGAGATGAGAAATCCAAAAA GGCAGTGGAATCCAAGAGAAAGGCGGTTCAGAGGATAGAAGAGCAGCTGATGAAGCTGGAGGTTCAGGCGACCGATCGCGAAGAGAACAAGCAGATCGCCCTCGGCACTTCCAAACTCAACTATTTGGACCCGCGCATTTCTGTGGCTTG gtgtaAGAAGTGGGGCGTTCCCATCGAGAAGATCTACAATAAAACTCAGCGCGAGAAGTTTGCTTGGGCTATCGACATGGCTGACGAAGACTATGAATTTTAA